Genomic segment of Candidatus Eisenbacteria bacterium:
CCGTGGACGAGGAAGGCCGCGACCGAGGCGAGCGCCCCTTCCGCCAGGGCGCGGGGGAGCTCCGGCGGGGCGCGCCGCGCCGCGGAGAGGAGCGCGCGGAGAAAGCCGAAGAAGAACGCGGCGAGCGCGAGAAGGCCGGGCACCCCCGTCGCGACGGCGGTTTGCAGATAAAGATTATGGAAGTGCGTGAGCGGCTCGCGCGCTTCGGGCGGTCGGTGGGCGCGGATCGTCTCACCGAGATCGTGGAGGCCCGCTCCGCGCCACGGATGATCGAGAAAGAGACGGCGCCCCGCGTCCCAGAGGAAGACCCGCTCCCGGTTCAGGGGATGCTCCGCGTCCCACGAAGTGAGAAGCCGCTCGCGGAGAGACGGAACGCCGGCGATAACGGCGACGAGGAGGAGGAAGCCAGGGAGGAGAAGGAGCGGTCGCCTCCTTGCAAGGAGCACCGCGATCCCCGCGGCGAAGGCGAACCACGCGCCCCGCGTGTACGTGAGAAGAAGCGCGGAGGCGAGAAGCGCGAAGACGACCGCCGCGATCCGCGAGCGGCAAGAGACCGCCGCCGCGAGGGCGACGAGCGCGATCGGGAGGAGGACGCCCGCGGTCGTCATGTAGAAGCCGATCGGCCCGTCGAGACGGGAGGGGTGGTTCCCGCCTCCGCGCGCGTGCTCGACCAGGCCGATCGCGGCGGCGGCCGTCGCGGCGGCGAGAAGAACGATCGCGGCGGCGAGAAGATCCCTCCTTTTCTCGATTCCTGCGACCGGGAGAACGAGCGCGGGGAGAAGAAGGAGCTTTCGAAGCTCGCGGACTCCCTCGCCCGCTCGTTCGGAGAGAAGAAGCGCGAGGAGCGAGGCGGCGACCCACGCGGCGACGCCGAGGAGAAGCGCTCTTCCGTCTCGCGCGCCGAGAAGATAGGAGCGCGCGCGCCCCCGGGCCTCGGAGGAGGCGAGAACCCCGAGGAGGCCGATCCCGAGGGCGATCTGCTGCCCGGCGATCCCGAACGGCAGGAAGAAGAGAAGGCCGGCGAGCCCGGCGCGAACGAGGATTCGCGAGGAGATCACGATTCGCTTTTCGCCTCGATCAAAGAGAGATAAACGGACTCGGTCTTGCGGACGGTTTCCCGCACGTCGAAACGCCGGAATGCCTCCTCGCGGTTTCTTCTCCCGATCTCGGT
This window contains:
- a CDS encoding O-antigen ligase family protein: MISSRILVRAGLAGLLFFLPFGIAGQQIALGIGLLGVLASSEARGRARSYLLGARDGRALLLGVAAWVAASLLALLLSERAGEGVRELRKLLLLPALVLPVAGIEKRRDLLAAAIVLLAAATAAAAIGLVEHARGGGNHPSRLDGPIGFYMTTAGVLLPIALVALAAAVSCRSRIAAVVFALLASALLLTYTRGAWFAFAAGIAVLLARRRPLLLLPGFLLLVAVIAGVPSLRERLLTSWDAEHPLNRERVFLWDAGRRLFLDHPWRGAGLHDLGETIRAHRPPEAREPLTHFHNLYLQTAVATGVPGLLALAAFFFGFLRALLSAARRAPPELPRALAEGALASVAAFLVHGLFEWNLGDSEVALTLYAIIGMGIAAGRLVNREV